TGCTCCAGCACGATATCGGAGACCATGACCCTGCCGCCGGGCCGCAAGACACGAAACGCCTCCTTGTAGACGCTCTCTTTGTCGGGAGAGAGGTTGATCACGCAGTTGGACAGGATGACGTCGACGCTCTCGTCCTCGATCGGCAGATCCTCGATATGGCCCTCCCGGAACTCGACGTTGGTCACACCCGTCTTGCGCGCGTTCTCTCGTGCCTTTTCGAGCATGGCCGGCGTCATGTCCACACCGATCACCCGCCCCGTCGGACCGACCTGCCGTGCGGCCAGAAATGAATCCATTCCCGCACCGGAGCCCAGGTCGACCACCGTCTCGCCCGGATGGAGGGCATCGATCGCGGTCGGATTCCCGCACCCTACGCCCAGGTTGGTCCCTTCCGGGACCGCAGAGAGCTGTTCATCGTCGTAGCCGATGCGGCGCGCCGCCTCGTTTGCGCGCTCGGTATCGTCGAAAGCTTCGACGACGCGGGTATAGCCTTCCTTGACCTGCTCGCGGAGCGCCTCGGCACCTTCGGCGCGGCGACGGGCCGGTGCGATTCCTGAACTCTCGGGATGGTTGCTCATGGTTCGTTCCTTCTTGAATGAAGTTTCGAGAGAATCAAAGCTCAGCCAGCACTCCCTGCGTTGGCTGCAGCAATATCGGCGGCGTCGGAAACGACACCCTCTTTCACGGGAATGCCCTGCTGGACGAAGACGTCACCGTCCGCCCAATGACCATGTGCCGTGAGCCACATTCGGATCAGATGGCGCTTTCGCTCCGGCTCCTCGTGATCCTCGAAGGCGGTACGCATGTGCAATGCGGCGCTGTTCTTCAGGTAGGCGATCTCACCGGGAACGAACCGGAACTCGAAATGGAATTCCCGGTCGAGGGCAATCTCGTCGATCAAGTCGAGAAGCTGGACCTGTTCGGCGGAGAGGCGGGGCGCCTCGGCGTGGCGTTGCGCATTGCGGATGTACCACCCGATGTAGAAGAGGCGAAAGCGTTCCTCGTGGTAGGAACAGATGGGCAGGTTGAAGATCGGGGCTTCCCCTTCACTCTGCTCGTTGTTCCGATCCCAGGCGAACGGCTGGTAGAGAACCGGGATGAGATCGGGCCGGCGTCGCAGGATCTCGTTGTAGATCGCTCCGCAGCTCGCCAATCGGCTCTTTCCGCCCCACGGCGATTGCTTGAGGCATAGCAGCGCGACGATGTCCGATCCGTCGCTGTGAAAACCCAGTTCGATGTTCGTCTTGTAGAGCCGTTTGCCACGGTCGCCGGGGTTGGCGCCGACGTCGCGGATATGGCTCAGCAGATCGCCCGCCGCGTTCTGGGAAACGCCTGTGCCCATATGGGTGCCGATCCCCCAGTGGATGATCTCCATGTCTTGCTCGCTATAGCGGTCGATGGGGAGGCCCTTCACGTTGATGAAGCCAGCGCCCCGGTACAGCACGTGCATCCAACGAGCGATCGAGGGGTGAAGAGTTTCCAGCGGAAAATCGCTCTGGGTCAACTCGGTCAGCGGCTTGCCCGTTGCCTTCGCATGGGTGAGGGCGGCGTGGATGTCTTCGAGTTCGTCCGAGCTCAACGTGTGCTGCCAGTCGGATCGCAGGATGATGTCGGCAGACTTCCAGACAGTGGCGTCCTTGAGCGGCTCGTTGAGAATTTCGGTCATCGTTTCTCCTTCTGGGTTCCTGGCCAGCGCTAACGATCCGTTTCGCTGCCGAGCTCGCAGCCATCCACACCCTGACAACAGTTCGCCGTCAGGAAATCGAGCAGACCACTCATCGCGGCGAAATCGGGGCTGTAGATCCGAGACCTCCCCTCGCGCGTGCAGCAGACCAGGCCCGCGCTCTTCAGCTCTTTCAAGTGGAAGGAAAGCGTCGCGGACGGGATGTCGAGAGCAGCGCCGATGGCGCCGGCGGGCAGCCCTTGCGGGCCCGCTTGGACCAGCGTCCGGAAGACGTCCAGGCGTGTCTCTTGAGCCAGTGCTGCAAGTGCGCTGATCACGATTTGTTTTTCCATATTTCCAATAGTATATAGATATCGAAACGTGTCAAGTGGCGAAACCGGATGAATTGCAACCGCTTCAACTAGTTGTTTTTACGCCGATTTTCACCATCCCAAAGCGGGCGCCGGGATTCTGGCAGCTGAAGAGAAGGAGAGACCGAGATGGAAACCACTCTCGCCTTGGGTCTGCTGGCCCTGTTCGGCGTCCTCGAAACCCTGGCCGGCGCCTACTCGCGCGGGGAGTTCCGGCGTGACGACTGGATCATCAACCTTCCGAACCTCGGCCACCTGGCGATCATCGTGCGGCCAGCCATGGTCGGCATCGTGGCCTTCCTGCTCGGAGGGCTCGCGCCCGAGTTCGAAGGAGCACTGGCTTCGACGCCTCTATCGATCGCCGTACTCGCCGTCCTGCTGCCCGACCTGTGGGGACGGCCATGGAAACTCCACCGTACCCACCACACGACGCCTAGCATGAAGGTTGGCGTGTCCTACCAGGAGAACAGCCTCTGGTTCGGCGAATGGAGCCACGGGCAGGGCAACTACGCTACGCTCGTGTTCCTCTACGACGTCCTCTTCGGAACTGCCGCCCTGCCCCACCATCCGCCCACATCCATCGGCATCGAAGACGATTCGAAAGACCCGTGGTACGTCCAGCTGTACTGGCCCTTCATGAAGGCCAGCGACCCGAGCAGCGATTTTGCAGCTGCTCCGCCGCGCCATCCGGTCTCGGACAGCTGATGGGCATCTTCGAGCGCTACCTGACGCTGTGGGTGACGGCTGCGATCGTTGCGGGGATCGCCCTCGGTGCGCTCCTGCCCGGCGCCTTTTCGGTCCTGGCCGATCTCGAGATCGCCCAGGTCAACCTGGTCGTTGCCGTTCTCATCTGGGTGATGATCTACCCGATGATGGTGAACGTCGACCTGGCGTCGCTTCGCCACATCGGCGATCGCCCGAAGGGTCTTACCATCACGATCATCGTGAACTGGCTGATCAAACCCTTCACGATGGTCGGTCTGGGCTTTCTCTTCTTCGAGGTCTTCTTCGAAGCCTGGGTGAGCCCTGCGGACGCCCGGGAGTACATCGCGGGGATGATCCTGTTGGGCGCTGCGCCCTGTACCGCGATGGTCTTCGTCTGGAGTCACCTCACCCGGGGAGATCCGGCTTACACCCTCGTGCAGGTCTCGGTCAACGATTTGATCATGGTCTTCGCGTTTGCCCCGCTGGTCGCGCTGCTGCTGGGTGTCGCGGATGTGATCGTCCCGTGGTCGACGCTCTTGCTCTCGGTCGTGCTCTACGTGGTCGTCCCGTTGGTTGCGGGCTATTTCACGCGACGGGCATTGATCGACGAGGGCGGAGGCGAAGATCGCATCGCCGCGTTCAGTGCGAAGCTCAAGCCCTTTACCATTGTGGGTCTGCTCGCGACCGTCGTTCTGCTATTCGCCTTCCAAGGGCCACGCATCCTCGATCAGCCCCTGTTGATCGCGATGATTGCGATTCCCCTGCTCGTCCAGAGCTACGGGATCTTCCTGCTCGGCTACGGATGGGCCTGGGCCTGGGGGCTGCCCTTCTCGATCGCCGCCCCGGCCGCCCTGATCGGCACGTCGAACTTCTTCGAGCTGGCTGTGGCCGTTGCCATCAGCCTTTTCGGGCTGGAGAGTGGGGCCGCACTCACGACCGTGGTGGGCGTGCTCGTCGAGGTACCCGTCATGTTGTCATTGGTGGCGTTGGCGAACCGGACGCAGGGGCACTTCCCGAGAGCGTGAATCGCCGCGGAAGCCGAGTCCGCCGAAAAGGTGTCCAGCCGGAGAACCCGGCCGAGCCGCCAGGACCGGAAATCATCTATGGTGAGACCGAACCCTCGAAAAGGAACTCCGCCAATGACCGACTTCAGCAAGGTTCCGTGGATTGCCGACCACATCGAGCTCTACCGGACCGACCCGGAAAAGGCGCACATGTGGGATTCATCGGCAGTCGGCGGCACGGGATTTCTCCCGACGCTGCTGCTCACGACGATGGGTAGGAAGTCCGGCAAGCCGCGTGCGTTGCCGTTGATCTACGGCGAAGCCGGAAACAGCTACGTCATCATCGCGTCGAAGGGCGGCATGCCGGATCACCCTCTCTGGTACTTGAACCTCGAGTCGAACCCGGAATGTGAACTCATGGTGGGCCCGAAGGCAGTCTCCGCCCGGGCCCGCGTGGCCGAGGGCGAAGAGCGGGAGCGTCTCTGGAAGCGAATGGCAGAGATCTACCCGCCCTACGACCAGTACCAGACGAATGCCGGCGCTCGCACGATTCCGGTGATCGTACTCGACCCGGTGGGCTGATCGTCGACCGGGGCTCGGAACCAGCTGGATTCTGCTTCCCTCCAACTCGGCGGTGGCCTTGACCACGGCCGCATGGCGGCTCCCAGGAGCAGAGAACAGGAGACGGGATCGTGAAGGTATTGGCACTCGGCGGATGCGGAGGCATGGGGCGTCATGCGGTGCGGACGGCGATCGGCTTCGACTTCGTGCAGGAAGTGATCGTTGCCGATCGGGACGGCGAAGCCGCCTCGAACTTCGCGAAGAGCTGCGGAGGCAAGGCCCGCGGAGTGCATGTGGACGTCACCGACGGCGTAGCCCTGGGCAAGCTCCTCGGGGATGCCGATGTCGTCCTCAATACGGTGGGCCCCTTCTACCGCTTCGGCGTGCCGATCCTCGAAGCGACCATCGATGCCGGCTGCCACTACCTCGACATCAACGATGATTGGGAGCCAACGCTGGACATGCTGGCGCTCCACGGGCGCGCCGAAGATGCCGGTGTCACAGCGATCATCGGGCTCGGTGCGAGCCCCGGCATCTCGAACATGCTCGCGGTCAAGGCGATGGCCGGGCTCGACAGCGTCGACGAGGTGCTGACCGGTTGGAGTCTTGGCGAAATTGGCGATTCGCTGGAAGAAGAATCGTCAGCCACAGGAGGCCCGAGTGCCGCCCTCGTCCACTGGATGCACCAATGCTCCGGGTCGATTCGCGTGTGGCGAAACGGCGCGTTCGCGGACGTGCGCCCGGTCGAAGAACGCGCGGTCGATTTCCCGTCCATCGGTGCGGGCCGAGCCTGGTCGGTCGGCCACCCGGAAGCCATCACGCTTCCGATGACCTTCCCCGAGATTGGCAGTTCGGCCAACCTGATGACTGGACCGGCCTCGCTGATGCGCGCCGTGGTCGAGCTTCGCGATGCGATCGACGCGGGAGACCTCACGGTAGAGCAGGCCGCGCAGATGATGGCGCAGCCGATACCCGATGACATGAAGAAATCGATGCGGGCCGAGCGTGGCAATGCGAACGAACTTCCTCCGCTCTTCGCTCTGGCGACCGGAAGCAAAAGCGGTGCGCCGCGAAGCATCGGCGCAATGATCCTGGGCGCGCCGAGCGGTGGCATGGGCGGCGTCACCGGCATTCCCCTGGCCTTGGGGCTGCCACTCTTTGCGTCGGGCGAGGCCCCCCGTCGCGGCGTCTTCGCTCCCGAAGGCGCCGTCGATCCGGACGCGTTCTTTGAAGCCCTGGCACCCTTCTGCCATGC
This portion of the bacterium genome encodes:
- a CDS encoding saccharopine dehydrogenase codes for the protein MKVLALGGCGGMGRHAVRTAIGFDFVQEVIVADRDGEAASNFAKSCGGKARGVHVDVTDGVALGKLLGDADVVLNTVGPFYRFGVPILEATIDAGCHYLDINDDWEPTLDMLALHGRAEDAGVTAIIGLGASPGISNMLAVKAMAGLDSVDEVLTGWSLGEIGDSLEEESSATGGPSAALVHWMHQCSGSIRVWRNGAFADVRPVEERAVDFPSIGAGRAWSVGHPEAITLPMTFPEIGSSANLMTGPASLMRAVVELRDAIDAGDLTVEQAAQMMAQPIPDDMKKSMRAERGNANELPPLFALATGSKSGAPRSIGAMILGAPSGGMGGVTGIPLALGLPLFASGEAPRRGVFAPEGAVDPDAFFEALAPFCHAPGDETPFASASELILVTTDGR
- a CDS encoding TauD/TfdA family dioxygenase, producing MTEILNEPLKDATVWKSADIILRSDWQHTLSSDELEDIHAALTHAKATGKPLTELTQSDFPLETLHPSIARWMHVLYRGAGFINVKGLPIDRYSEQDMEIIHWGIGTHMGTGVSQNAAGDLLSHIRDVGANPGDRGKRLYKTNIELGFHSDGSDIVALLCLKQSPWGGKSRLASCGAIYNEILRRRPDLIPVLYQPFAWDRNNEQSEGEAPIFNLPICSYHEERFRLFYIGWYIRNAQRHAEAPRLSAEQVQLLDLIDEIALDREFHFEFRFVPGEIAYLKNSAALHMRTAFEDHEEPERKRHLIRMWLTAHGHWADGDVFVQQGIPVKEGVVSDAADIAAANAGSAG
- a CDS encoding helix-turn-helix transcriptional regulator, whose translation is MEKQIVISALAALAQETRLDVFRTLVQAGPQGLPAGAIGAALDIPSATLSFHLKELKSAGLVCCTREGRSRIYSPDFAAMSGLLDFLTANCCQGVDGCELGSETDR
- the arsM gene encoding arsenite methyltransferase translates to MSNHPESSGIAPARRRAEGAEALREQVKEGYTRVVEAFDDTERANEAARRIGYDDEQLSAVPEGTNLGVGCGNPTAIDALHPGETVVDLGSGAGMDSFLAARQVGPTGRVIGVDMTPAMLEKARENARKTGVTNVEFREGHIEDLPIEDESVDVILSNCVINLSPDKESVYKEAFRVLRPGGRVMVSDIVLEQELPAAVVASVDAYLGCVGGASLRETYLETIRKAGFAEIRVDRESSFLDAIALDDPIVQGVVEELGLSPEQVKEYAGSVTSLHIFARKG
- a CDS encoding nitroreductase family deazaflavin-dependent oxidoreductase, with the translated sequence MTDFSKVPWIADHIELYRTDPEKAHMWDSSAVGGTGFLPTLLLTTMGRKSGKPRALPLIYGEAGNSYVIIASKGGMPDHPLWYLNLESNPECELMVGPKAVSARARVAEGEERERLWKRMAEIYPPYDQYQTNAGARTIPVIVLDPVG
- the arsB gene encoding ACR3 family arsenite efflux transporter; this encodes MGIFERYLTLWVTAAIVAGIALGALLPGAFSVLADLEIAQVNLVVAVLIWVMIYPMMVNVDLASLRHIGDRPKGLTITIIVNWLIKPFTMVGLGFLFFEVFFEAWVSPADAREYIAGMILLGAAPCTAMVFVWSHLTRGDPAYTLVQVSVNDLIMVFAFAPLVALLLGVADVIVPWSTLLLSVVLYVVVPLVAGYFTRRALIDEGGGEDRIAAFSAKLKPFTIVGLLATVVLLFAFQGPRILDQPLLIAMIAIPLLVQSYGIFLLGYGWAWAWGLPFSIAAPAALIGTSNFFELAVAVAISLFGLESGAALTTVVGVLVEVPVMLSLVALANRTQGHFPRA